A stretch of the Hydra vulgaris chromosome 09, alternate assembly HydraT2T_AEP genome encodes the following:
- the LOC101237615 gene encoding uncharacterized protein LOC101237615, producing the protein MTHLYLQVISSTIYRSCNLLFKLRSISTGFCLHKTPRVLPVTHQILGEHNAQYFTPYPQLTREELEDPPPRVSDEVRDLLQLRRKKLIGENKWQPPKISAHVFRKKRKELIRAGHYFPIFPSRDRMLDPMPKVQQHILEKEERLKKIEQNMKMMPLWIAEYKSKMREKKLKKLEDEEEQKRNKRYIEKLGLHPKDPRAKDALEGLMKDKPEKAKKKFTTKKKSKVEVEE; encoded by the exons ATGACGCATCTTTATTTACAGGTCATCTCTTCGACGATTTATCGAAGTTGTAATTTGTTGTTCAAATTAag ATCTATATCAACAGGTTTTTGCCTTCACAAAACTCCTCGTGTTTTACCAGTAACACACCAAATTCTTGGTGAACACAATGCTCAGTATTTTACTCCTTATCCTCAATTAACAAGAGAAGAATTAGaag ACCCCCCACCTCGAGTATCTGATGAAGTGAGGGATCTTCTACAGTTACGAAGAAAAAAGTTGATTGGTGAAAATAAGTGGCAACCACCAAAAATTAGTGCACATGTTTTTcgaaaaaagagaaaagagcTTATTAGAGCTGGACATTATTTTCCGATATTTCCATCACGCGACAGAATGCTTGATCCAATGCCAAAAGTTCAACAACATATATTAGAAAAAGAAGAGCG gttaaaaaaaattgagcagAATATGAAAATGATGCCTCTTTGGATTGCTGAGTATAAGTCAAAAATGagagaaaagaaattaaaaaaattagaagatgaAGAGGAGCAAAAGCGAAACAAAAGGTATATAGAAAAGCTTGGTTTACACCCAAAGGATCCCAGAGCAAAGGATGCTTTAGAAGGACTTATGAAAGATAAACCTGAAAAGGCTAAAAAGAAGTTTACcactaaaaaaaagtctaaagttGAAGTGGAAGAATAG